One region of Oryzias latipes chromosome 6, ASM223467v1 genomic DNA includes:
- the usb1 gene encoding U6 snRNA phosphodiesterase isoform X2 has protein sequence MLEKGSFPRPKKAKMEECVSKTRLPLPDCLQTMFPDEEDRQTEDSSLHGGRIRSFKHERGNWATYVYFAYHPEEEFEELLEELLSASTSHGVALTAQEEFHLSLSQTVVLRHHWIQPFMKSLRGGLTHSKRFVCSAGRLRVYCNAERTRTFLGMEVFTGHAQLLDLVRVIDQTLTEFQLETFYKDPSFHVSLAWCVGDLTEELKEITQELQSLVDGREDGPFLLNLDCAELRCRTGNKTFRFPLET, from the exons ATGTTG gaaaaaggaagttTTCCTAGGCCGAAGAAAGCAAAGATGGAAGAATGTGTTTCCAAAACAAG actGCCACTTCCTGACTGTCTGCAGACCATGTTTCCAGATGAAGAAGATCGACAAACCGAGGATAGCTCACTCCATGGCGGTCGTATCCGCTCCTTCAAACACGAGCGGGGAAACTGGGCCACTTATGTTTATTTTGCat accaTCCTGAGGAGGAGTTTgaggagctgctggaggagCTGCTCTCAGCATCAACATCTCACGGTGTGGCTTTGACAGCGCAGGAGGAGTTTCACCTCAGCCTGTCTCAAACGGTGGTGCTCCGACACCACTGGATCCAGCCCTTCATGAAGAGCCTGAGGGGAGGCCTGACTCACTCTAAGAG ATTTGTCTGTTCAGCAGGGAGGCTGAGGGTTTACTGCAATGCTGAAAGAACAAG GACGTTCCTCGGTATGGAAGTTTTTACTGGGCATGCTCAGTTGTTGGATCTGGTCCGAGTTATTGACCAAACGCTGACCGAGTTTCAGCTGGAGACTTTCTATAAG GATCCATCTTTCCACGTGAGTCTGGCCTGGTGCGTTGGAGACCTgacagaggagctgaaggagatTACCCAAGAGCTGCAG AGTCTGGTAGACGGGCGTGAAGATGgaccttttcttttaaacctaGACTGTGCCGAGCTGCGCTGCAGGACGGGAAACAAAACCTTTCGCTTCCCTTTGGAAACGTGa
- the usb1 gene encoding U6 snRNA phosphodiesterase isoform X3, whose amino-acid sequence MFPDEEDRQTEDSSLHGGRIRSFKHERGNWATYVYFAYHPEEEFEELLEELLSASTSHGVALTAQEEFHLSLSQTVVLRHHWIQPFMKSLRGGLTHSKRFVCSAGRLRVYCNAERTRTFLGMEVFTGHAQLLDLVRVIDQTLTEFQLETFYKDPSFHVSLAWCVGDLTEELKEITQELQSLVDGREDGPFLLNLDCAELRCRTGNKTFRFPLET is encoded by the exons ATGTTTCCAGATGAAGAAGATCGACAAACCGAGGATAGCTCACTCCATGGCGGTCGTATCCGCTCCTTCAAACACGAGCGGGGAAACTGGGCCACTTATGTTTATTTTGCat accaTCCTGAGGAGGAGTTTgaggagctgctggaggagCTGCTCTCAGCATCAACATCTCACGGTGTGGCTTTGACAGCGCAGGAGGAGTTTCACCTCAGCCTGTCTCAAACGGTGGTGCTCCGACACCACTGGATCCAGCCCTTCATGAAGAGCCTGAGGGGAGGCCTGACTCACTCTAAGAG ATTTGTCTGTTCAGCAGGGAGGCTGAGGGTTTACTGCAATGCTGAAAGAACAAG GACGTTCCTCGGTATGGAAGTTTTTACTGGGCATGCTCAGTTGTTGGATCTGGTCCGAGTTATTGACCAAACGCTGACCGAGTTTCAGCTGGAGACTTTCTATAAG GATCCATCTTTCCACGTGAGTCTGGCCTGGTGCGTTGGAGACCTgacagaggagctgaaggagatTACCCAAGAGCTGCAG AGTCTGGTAGACGGGCGTGAAGATGgaccttttcttttaaacctaGACTGTGCCGAGCTGCGCTGCAGGACGGGAAACAAAACCTTTCGCTTCCCTTTGGAAACGTGa
- the usb1 gene encoding U6 snRNA phosphodiesterase isoform X1, giving the protein MLVSYSSSSEEEEESQASTKSQICSPKKEKGSFPRPKKAKMEECVSKTRLPLPDCLQTMFPDEEDRQTEDSSLHGGRIRSFKHERGNWATYVYFAYHPEEEFEELLEELLSASTSHGVALTAQEEFHLSLSQTVVLRHHWIQPFMKSLRGGLTHSKRFVCSAGRLRVYCNAERTRTFLGMEVFTGHAQLLDLVRVIDQTLTEFQLETFYKDPSFHVSLAWCVGDLTEELKEITQELQSLVDGREDGPFLLNLDCAELRCRTGNKTFRFPLET; this is encoded by the exons ATGTTGGtaagctacagcagcagctcggaggaggaggaggaaagccAAGCGTCGACTAAAAGTCAAATTTGTTCtcccaaaaaggaaaaaggaagttTTCCTAGGCCGAAGAAAGCAAAGATGGAAGAATGTGTTTCCAAAACAAG actGCCACTTCCTGACTGTCTGCAGACCATGTTTCCAGATGAAGAAGATCGACAAACCGAGGATAGCTCACTCCATGGCGGTCGTATCCGCTCCTTCAAACACGAGCGGGGAAACTGGGCCACTTATGTTTATTTTGCat accaTCCTGAGGAGGAGTTTgaggagctgctggaggagCTGCTCTCAGCATCAACATCTCACGGTGTGGCTTTGACAGCGCAGGAGGAGTTTCACCTCAGCCTGTCTCAAACGGTGGTGCTCCGACACCACTGGATCCAGCCCTTCATGAAGAGCCTGAGGGGAGGCCTGACTCACTCTAAGAG ATTTGTCTGTTCAGCAGGGAGGCTGAGGGTTTACTGCAATGCTGAAAGAACAAG GACGTTCCTCGGTATGGAAGTTTTTACTGGGCATGCTCAGTTGTTGGATCTGGTCCGAGTTATTGACCAAACGCTGACCGAGTTTCAGCTGGAGACTTTCTATAAG GATCCATCTTTCCACGTGAGTCTGGCCTGGTGCGTTGGAGACCTgacagaggagctgaaggagatTACCCAAGAGCTGCAG AGTCTGGTAGACGGGCGTGAAGATGgaccttttcttttaaacctaGACTGTGCCGAGCTGCGCTGCAGGACGGGAAACAAAACCTTTCGCTTCCCTTTGGAAACGTGa
- the pla2g15 gene encoding group XV phospholipase A2, which yields MASRHRVTVFFLFGVLLLLLLSSRSGGRPAQKCRGNKSCQPARPPVVLIPGDLGNQLEARLNKPSVVHYICYKKTDSFFTLWLNLELLVPFAIDCWIDNIRLIYNRTTRTSEAPPGVFVRVPGFGKTFSLEYLDPSKQSVGMYFFSIVQSMVEWGYTRDDDVRGAPYDWRKAPNENKEYFLKLQQMIEEMAEKAGGPVVLIAHSMGNMYTLYFLNQQPQAWKDKYIKAFICLGPPWAGVAKTLRVIASGDNNRIPVISPLKIRTQQRTAVSTNWLLPYAHSWSKDQVLIRTPSVNYTVQDYRRLYKDIGFDDGWLMRQDTEPLVSDLLPPNVEVHCLYGSGINTSEAFHYSNNFPDEEPTVVNGDGDGTVNLRSAIQCKRWVGQQKQPVFLKELRGNEHVDMLTNYTTVAYIKKVLFSP from the exons ATGGCGAGTCGGCACCGGGTAACCGTCTTCTTCCTCTTCGGggtgttgttgttgctgctgctgtcatCTCGGAGCGGTGGAAGACCAGCGCAGAAATGTCGCGGCAACAAGTCGTGTCAGCCCGCGAGACCCCCCGTCGTCCTAA TTCCGGGGGATCTGGGAAACCAGCTGGAGGCCAGGCTGAATAAACCCAGCGTGGTTCATTACATCTGCTACAAGAAGACCGACTCCTTCTTCACTCTGTGGCTCAACCTGGAGCTGCTCGTCCCCTTCGCCATCGACTGCTGGATAGACAACATCAG GTTGATCTACAACAGAACCACACGCACCTCCGAGGCCCCCCCCGGCGTGTTTGTGCGTGTTCCCGGCTTTGGAAAGACGTTTTCGCTGGAGTACCTGGATCCCAGCAAGCAGAGCGTGG GCATGTATTTCTTCAGCATCGTGCAGTCCATGGTGGAGTGGGGCTACACCAGAGACGATGATGTCAGAGGAGCGCCATACGACTGGAGGAAAGCGCCGA ACGAGAATAAAGAGTATttcctgaagctgcagcagatgaTCGAGGAGATGGCGGAGAAAGCCGGTGGGCCCGTGGTGCTCATCGCTCACAGCATGGGGAACATGTACACGCTGTACTTCCTGAACCAACAGCCGCAGGCCTGGAAGGACAAGTACATCAAGGCCTTCATCTGTCTGGGGCCGCCGTGGGCGGGCGTGGCCAAGACGCTGCGCGTCATCGCTTCCG GTGACAACAACCGCATCCCGGTGATCAGCCCGCTGAAGATCCGTACCCAACAGCGTACGGCTGTATCCACAAACTGGCTGCTGCCCTACGCCCACTCCTGGTCCAAAGATCAG GTTTTGATCCGCACACCCTCTGTCAACTACACGGTGCAGGACTACCGACGGCTCTACAAAGACATCGGCTTCGATGACGGCTGGTTGATGCGGCAGGACACGGAGCCGCTGGTGTCCGACCTCCTGCCGCCCAACGTGGAAGTCCACTGCCTGTACGGCAGCGGCATCAACACGTCTGAGGCCTTCCACTACTCCAACAACTTCCCGGACGAGGAGCCCACAGTGGTAAACGGAGACGGGGACGGGACGGTGAACCTGCGGAGCGCCATCCAGTGCAAGCGGTGGGTGGGGCAGCAGAAGCAGCCCGTCTTCTTGAAGGAGCTTCGAGGGAACGAGCATGTGGACATGCTGACGAACTACACGACCGTGGCGTACATCAAGAAGGTGCTGTTCTCCCCGTGA
- the lcat gene encoding phosphatidylcholine-sterol acyltransferase: MGSAGRLLAVQLLLLLVHPSAGFWIMNVVFPPNSRVKETSNNNTSPLIIVPGSLGNRLEAKIDKPALVHWMCFKKSDHWFPIWIDLNMFMPIGVDCWIDNIRLVYNKTTRRSSNSPGVQVRVPGFGETYTIEFLDYNNLAGYFHSMVEHLVNVGYVRNETVRGAPYDWRLAPNENSEYFIRLQELVEEMYNQYQKPVYLLGHSMGGHYVLYFLNNQPQAWKDTYIRGFISLGAPWGGAVKVLRVMTSGNNDGIPMLSNIKLREEQRMMTTNPWMLPSEDAWPKDHVFISTPSVNYTNQDYKRLFTDIDFENGWHMWEDTKNLTGALHPPGVEVWCMYGVGLPTPVTHIYDEDFPNADPVDYVYADGDDTVDSFSMSLCKRWEGQQEKPVHVTEYRGLAHLDMVFHEKVLHQIQQILEGKSDVPKEIDVRLD, from the exons ATGGGGTCCGCTGGCCGTCTGCTCGccgtgcagctgctgctgctgctggtgcatCCGTCTGCCGGCTTCTGGATCATGAACGTCGTCTTCCCTCCGAACAGCAGAGTCAAGGAGACGAGCAACAACAACACATCCCCACTCATCATCG TACCAGGAAGTTTGGGGAACCGTCTGGAAGCCAAAATAGACAAACCAGCTTTGGTCCACTGGATGTGCTTCAAGAAGTCCGACCACTGGTTTCCTATCTGGATCGACCTGAACATGTTCATGCCGATCGGCGTGGACTGCTGGATTGATAACATCAG ACTTGTTTATAACAAGACAACCCGGCGATCCTCCAATTCACCTGGGGTGCAGGTGAGAGTACCTGGATTTGGGGAAACCTATACCATAGAGTTTCTGGACTACAACAACTTAGCTG GTTATTTTCATTCTATGGTGGAGCATTTGGTCAATGTAGGTTACGTCCGCAATGAGACTGTCCGTGGCGCTCCGTACGACTGGAGATTAGCTCCAA atGAGAACTCGGAATACTTCATAAGGCTGCAGGAGCTGGTGGAGGAGATGTATAACCAGTATCAGAAACCAGTTTACCTGCTGGGGCACAGCATGGGTGGACACTACGTCCTTTACTTCCTCAACAACCAGCCTCAGGCCTGGAAGGATACATACATCAGAGGCTTCATTTCCCTGGGAGCACCATGGGGTGGCGCTGTTAAAGTACTTAGAGTCATGACTTCAG GTAACAACGATGGCATCCCAATGCTTTCTAACATTAAACTCCGTGAGGAGCAGAGGATGATGACAACCAATCCTTGGATGCTACCATCTGAGGATGCCTGGCCAAAGGACCATGTCTTCATCTCCACGCCATCAGTGAACTACACAAACCAGGACTACAAGCGCTTATTCACGGACATTGACTTTGAGAATGGCTG GCACATGTGGGAAGACACCAAGAACCTGACTGGTGCTCTCCACCCGCCTGGCGTTGAGGTGTGGTGCATGTACGGCGTCGGGCTTCCAACTCCTGTGACGCATATTTATGATGAAGATTTTCCAAATGCAGACCCGGTGGACTATGTTTATGCCGACGGGGATGACACAGTGGACAGCTTTAGCATGAGTCTGTGCAAACGCTGGGAGGGCCAGCAGGAGAAGCCAGTCCATGTGACGGAGTACAGAGGACTGGCCCATCTAGACATGGTGTTCCACGAAAAAGTGCTCCATCAAATCCAGCAAATCCTGGAGGGCAAATCAGACGTCCCCAAGGAAATTGATGTACGATTGGATTAA